Below is a window of Magnetospirillum sp. WYHS-4 DNA.
CCCGTCTTGTCGAAGGCGATGGCGGCGATGCGCGACGGAGCCTCCAGGTGCTCTCCTCCCTTGACCAGGACCCCTGCCCGCGCGGCCGAGGCCATGGCGGCCACGACCGTCACCGGAGTAGAGATCACCAGTGCGCAGGGACAGGAAATCACCAACAACACCAGCGCCCGGTACACCCAATCGGGCCATGCTCCTCCAAACGCCAACGGCGGAATCAAGGCCACCGCGACCGCGCAGGCCAGCACGAAGGGCGTATACACGGCGGCAAAGCGGTCGACCCAACGTTCCACCTTGGACCGGCGGCTCTGGGCTTCATCGACCAACCGGGCCACACCGGCCAGGGTGGTCTCTTGGGCAAGCTTGGAGTTTTCCACTTCCAACACGCCGTCCGCATTGATCGTCCCCGCGAAGACATCGGCGCCGGGACCTTTGAATATCGGCATGCTTTCCCCTGTGATGGGGGCCTGGTCGACCATGCTTTCTCCGGCCACGACCCGCCCGTCCAGGGGAATGCGCTCGCCGGGATGAACCAGGAAGATGGCACCCACGGCGACATCGGCCGGAGAGACGATGGTTTCGCGACCATCCGGCCCCTTCACCCTGGCGACAGGCGGGGCCAAATCCATCAGCGCGGCGATGGCACGCCGGGCGCGCCCGGCACTCCAGCCTTCCAGTGCCAACGACAGGGCGAACAAGGCCGAGACCATGGCCGCCTCCAGCCAGTCTCCCAGGGCCACGGCACCGAACACCGCCATGGTCATCAGCAGATTCATGTCGGGACGGAAGGATCGGGCCGCACGAATCGCCCTCGGCAGCACCATCCATAGCCCCACCGCCATCGCCAGCGCCTCCGCGGTCCGGGCCGGGACCACCGCGGAGTCGAGCCAAGTCTCCAGTCCCCATCCGACCATCGCGGCCACGCCGCTGATGGCCGCCATCCATGCCTGAAGCCGGCGACGGGAAGCTTCGTCACGCCCCCTATCGACGGCCGAAGTCGCCTGCCATGGATCGGCCTCCATGCCGGTGCGGGCAACGGCGGCAATCACCTTGTCCTGGGAAATCCCATCGGCCTTGATGGACATCCTGCCGTTCAACAGGTCGAAGGATAAATTGTCCTCCCCCCCGACCAACGGACCGACCGCCGCTTTCAGAACCCTCACCTCCTCCAGGCAACACATGCCGGTGACGCGAAAGGATTGGCCTTCGATCGCCGCGGATGCCGGAACCTCCGGTGAAACGGGGGCCGGAGCGCCACAGCACCCGGATCCACTGCAGCGGGTCGCGGTCGACGTCATGACAAGTTCCTCCGGCTGGACAGAAATTCCTCTTGCGCCCATGATGGACCCTGGAGCGGCTACAGGGTCAATGGGCCATGAAAGAGAAATCCGCGATCAGCATCGGTCTGCTGGGCAAATGGACCGGCGTGAATATCGAGACCATCCGTTACTACGAGAAAATCGGCTTGCTCCCCGCGCCCCAAAGGACGGCGGCCGGCTATCGCCAATACGGCGAAGATCATGTCCGGCGCCTCCGATTCATCCGTGGCGGCAGGGATCTCGGGTTTGCCATCGAGGATATTCGCGCCCTTCTGTGGCTGGCGGATCATCCGGAACAATCGTGCGAGGATGCCGATCGGCGCGTTGTCCGGCACCTGGAGGAGGTGGAAAGGAAGATCGCCGACCTTACCCGCCTGCGGCGCGAACTATTGCGCATGGCGAACTGCACCGGCCAAGTAGCCGCCGAGTGCCGAATCATCGATGCGTTGACGGTCGGTTGAGGGGAGCCCTTGACGGCATCGCCGCTTCCATGCGTAGCTTTCGCCGGGGCTGAACGGTTTCCTCAATCGGCTTAGAATGGAGAGGTCGTGGAGGGAGCGCTTGCGACAAGGTTGGATGATGGATTGGTATGGGTTTGGCCAACGGGCAAGGACGCTCGTCGATCTGTGGAACACGAGGACGGCCGAGAGCCGCTCCCGCGTCCTGTCGGAAATCCGCGAACAGGCCTTGCTGGCACTTTGGGTTCTTGAACTCCTGCCCCCCCGTGACGAAACCAACGACCGGAATGAACTGGCTTTCGCGTTGGCGCAGACGGCCGGCCAGGGCGGGGGACCTTCCCTTCAGATCTTGACCCATCGGGCGGAAGAACTGGCCAAGCAATGGCAGGAAGACTCCATGGAGGTGCGGGCCCGGGTCCTTCGCGAAATCCACCGGGACGGCGCCTTGGCTCTCTGGGTCTTCGACTTGTTGCCTTCTCTGGAGACCAGCGGCGCCCGATCGGAA
It encodes the following:
- a CDS encoding heavy metal translocating P-type ATPase, giving the protein MRVLKAAVGPLVGGEDNLSFDLLNGRMSIKADGISQDKVIAAVARTGMEADPWQATSAVDRGRDEASRRRLQAWMAAISGVAAMVGWGLETWLDSAVVPARTAEALAMAVGLWMVLPRAIRAARSFRPDMNLLMTMAVFGAVALGDWLEAAMVSALFALSLALEGWSAGRARRAIAALMDLAPPVARVKGPDGRETIVSPADVAVGAIFLVHPGERIPLDGRVVAGESMVDQAPITGESMPIFKGPGADVFAGTINADGVLEVENSKLAQETTLAGVARLVDEAQSRRSKVERWVDRFAAVYTPFVLACAVAVALIPPLAFGGAWPDWVYRALVLLVISCPCALVISTPVTVVAAMASAARAGVLVKGGEHLEAPSRIAAIAFDKTGTVTLGRPGVKRVLALDGGSEAEVLHVAAALESRSTHPLARAIVECAAAQGIRPPPADDVRAFPGKGVQGSIGVSAVWLGSPRFMAERGAETSAVREAADGLAEEGWTVVAVGDRDRVLGLMALEDPIRPEAGVALASLRQAGVSTMILLTGDHAAAADRVGAALGFDEVRAGLLPQDKSAAIDELVRRHGHVAMVGDGVNDAPAMARSSLGIAMGVAGTDAAIETSDLALMSDDLTRLAWLIQHSRRMMGLIRWNIGFALGVKALFTLLAMVDVATLWGAIVADSGVSLLVVLNGLRMLRPASASSLPDKSAILSNPEGIGYGSSAWAMARGGRP
- a CDS encoding helix-turn-helix domain-containing protein — protein: MKEKSAISIGLLGKWTGVNIETIRYYEKIGLLPAPQRTAAGYRQYGEDHVRRLRFIRGGRDLGFAIEDIRALLWLADHPEQSCEDADRRVVRHLEEVERKIADLTRLRRELLRMANCTGQVAAECRIIDALTVG